One genomic region from Caldibacillus debilis DSM 16016 encodes:
- a CDS encoding EAL domain-containing protein, whose translation MLKEFFSRSKKRNSSKVHRNGNGGRPLSQEGNHIRHPYFTGLLAKTNVVIWSYDFVTGRMACSSGIEQLTGYRASDFERGKRIWQDLVFEEDRPGYEEKRKRVNRGENIHHQYRIADASGTVRWVEEFISPKMDENQRVVRLDGFVAEVADPSVPGDPADLFSFHDPATGLGNRKMLEAKIASCLQDSPKRMFAVLLFQFDKLKSISEVLGVKNEQKLLKILLDRLQDMKIPYDHLYRLDSTVFGLFLPNIRDEEEPKKTAQRMIANLEAPVPLENYEFLFPVKIGISRYPNDGSAGEELINRAEIALNHAEDYGEERIKFYFPAMDIEARHVFQTEADLKKAIRQNELTLLFQPKVNAKNNAIVGAEALVRWNHPERGLIPADQFIRIAEKSELIDEIGDWVLKQTCKILADWTKRKLPAVPISINISPKRFLKGDYPGLVRNVIRRWGIDPGLLEIEITETSLMENKAVVTDAIQQIRQLGIKFSLDDFGTGFSSINYLKQFRTIDTLKIDKSFIAKIDEDPQMSAIVKSFIMLAKGLDMEVIAEGVETAGQLKFLTDNDCPVVQGFIYSKPLFLSDFEGLLREGEIRPKFGSATDIMENDRRGYFRVNFPSRKKGWLTVKAVRGKSVNAGKAPIDIKNIGGGGLCFLSDLDLPAGNQMLLAFGFELKDDPFVLNGHIIWKKKLRKGFEYGAEFIIDENERARLIKDLNQVLVSQRHLLFDPFA comes from the coding sequence ATGCTGAAAGAATTTTTTTCGAGATCCAAGAAACGGAATTCCTCAAAGGTGCACCGGAACGGAAACGGCGGGCGGCCTCTTTCGCAGGAAGGCAATCATATCCGCCATCCATATTTTACCGGCCTGCTGGCAAAAACGAACGTCGTCATTTGGAGCTACGATTTCGTGACCGGCCGCATGGCCTGCTCCAGCGGCATCGAACAGCTCACCGGCTATCGGGCAAGCGATTTTGAACGAGGAAAAAGAATTTGGCAGGACCTTGTTTTTGAAGAAGACCGCCCGGGTTATGAAGAGAAACGGAAACGGGTGAACCGCGGGGAAAACATCCATCATCAATACCGGATCGCGGACGCTTCCGGAACGGTAAGATGGGTGGAAGAATTCATATCCCCCAAAATGGACGAAAACCAGCGGGTGGTTCGCCTGGACGGCTTTGTGGCCGAGGTCGCCGATCCGTCCGTTCCCGGCGATCCCGCGGATCTCTTTTCATTCCATGACCCGGCGACCGGCCTCGGCAACCGCAAGATGTTGGAAGCCAAAATCGCCTCCTGCTTGCAAGATTCTCCCAAGCGCATGTTCGCCGTCCTCCTGTTTCAATTCGATAAGCTGAAAAGCATCTCGGAAGTGCTGGGGGTAAAAAATGAACAGAAACTGCTGAAAATCCTGCTGGACCGATTGCAGGATATGAAGATCCCCTACGATCATCTTTATCGGCTGGACAGCACCGTTTTCGGCCTGTTCCTGCCCAATATCCGGGATGAAGAAGAGCCGAAAAAAACCGCCCAAAGGATGATCGCAAACTTGGAAGCCCCCGTTCCGCTGGAGAATTATGAATTCCTCTTTCCGGTCAAAATCGGCATCAGCCGCTATCCGAACGACGGCAGCGCCGGGGAGGAATTGATCAACCGCGCGGAAATCGCCTTGAATCATGCGGAGGATTACGGGGAGGAACGGATCAAATTTTATTTCCCCGCCATGGACATCGAAGCGCGGCATGTCTTTCAAACGGAGGCGGATTTAAAAAAGGCGATCCGCCAAAATGAATTGACTTTATTGTTCCAGCCGAAAGTAAATGCCAAAAATAACGCCATCGTGGGCGCAGAAGCCCTCGTCCGCTGGAACCATCCGGAACGGGGACTGATCCCCGCCGACCAGTTCATCCGCATCGCCGAAAAATCGGAGCTGATCGATGAGATCGGCGATTGGGTATTGAAGCAGACTTGCAAAATTTTAGCCGATTGGACGAAGAGAAAACTGCCCGCCGTGCCGATATCCATCAATATTTCTCCGAAACGGTTTTTGAAAGGCGACTATCCCGGCTTGGTGCGGAACGTGATCAGGCGATGGGGAATCGACCCCGGACTGTTGGAAATCGAAATCACCGAAACATCGTTAATGGAAAACAAGGCCGTCGTTACCGACGCGATCCAGCAAATCAGGCAATTGGGGATCAAATTCTCCCTGGACGATTTTGGCACCGGTTTTTCTTCCATCAACTATTTAAAACAATTCCGGACGATCGATACGCTGAAAATCGACAAGAGCTTTATCGCCAAGATCGATGAAGACCCGCAAATGTCGGCCATTGTCAAATCCTTTATCATGTTGGCCAAAGGGCTCGACATGGAGGTCATCGCGGAAGGCGTCGAGACCGCGGGCCAGCTGAAATTTCTGACCGATAATGACTGCCCGGTCGTCCAAGGGTTTATATACAGCAAACCCCTGTTTCTTTCCGACTTTGAAGGTTTGCTGCGGGAAGGAGAAATCCGCCCGAAGTTCGGAAGCGCCACGGACATCATGGAAAACGACAGAAGGGGCTACTTTCGGGTGAATTTCCCGAGCCGCAAGAAAGGCTGGCTGACGGTGAAGGCCGTGCGGGGCAAATCCGTCAATGCCGGAAAAGCGCCCATCGACATAAAAAATATTGGCGGCGGCGGTCTTTGTTTCCTGTCCGACCTGGATCTGCCCGCGGGCAATCAGATGCTGTTGGCCTTCGGTTTTGAACTGAAGGACGACCCGTTCGTTTTGAACGGCCATATCATTTGGAAAAAGAAGCTGAGGAAAGGGTTTGAATACGGCGCGGAATTCATCATCGACGAAAATGAAAGGGCGCGTTTAATCAAAGATCTCAACCAAGTCCTCGTCAGCCAGAGACATCTTCTTTTTGACCCTTTCGCCTGA
- a CDS encoding helix-turn-helix domain-containing protein: MTDLFIGIVDEKGDSFTPFSFPQTVEIGALTYIQDRLKEIIPNSCHFEDSLIYDFIPGLKMYIIPFRLPFQRTFFLVSGFFLEEGTKHEVLNFSGKTVQDTSLFPLVLQAKEYSEAAKQKKLRQLENACKLIGQLWAAEHERMQYQKKMREMKETVHFLSDPQADVDSFLTHVQKRTDALDFIGFAVKSEANVFTVKYFHSGTDRSMIGQKFMLGEGFLGQAMAAQKFQIWTDIQEDPRTHFFKRFGLLPSSLFCAPVRLHGENKGLLFGGSFHRAHWEEFLVEEFKFLSSLFQSIYLISSLKNQINSQRIQWFTMNEILRHLANTTDGEKLLSIFLDMSMYLMESPAACVVFRKNRLSEQISFLSRGMDETLRSVYQKDLESRFFTKPFHAAPFTKPEVYRFNDQWFLEYPIICQEHFYGILSVAIDQPHPPQKSKECLITLANVCGISLAMAENGSEMNREHEFYHFLIDLEQYFRPDILHHKRKAKEIARKFCRSLDLNDLFQDMIQYAIDLINLDSAIIQKYFPNKKIQKYIEMYHYLLENPRDMKEEKIPLESKIIFLAFQYEIDPESVRQLTDQLSQAFILFLEGLEEEEKDEMTPGKTDEGKGEDGNVPHGFLQSVNLSRREFEVLDLVLKGASNQEIAEKLSISYHTVKNHMTNILQKLGVSDRAQAIAKIYQMGYFPKLD; the protein is encoded by the coding sequence GTGACGGATTTATTCATAGGGATTGTCGATGAAAAAGGGGATTCCTTCACTCCGTTTTCGTTTCCCCAAACGGTGGAAATCGGGGCGTTGACTTATATCCAAGACCGGCTGAAAGAGATCATCCCAAATTCCTGCCATTTCGAAGACTCCCTCATTTACGATTTTATTCCCGGATTAAAAATGTATATCATCCCTTTCCGGCTCCCTTTCCAACGGACTTTTTTTCTCGTTTCCGGATTTTTCCTCGAGGAAGGAACGAAACACGAGGTGCTGAACTTCAGCGGAAAAACCGTCCAGGATACCTCCCTTTTTCCGCTCGTTTTGCAGGCGAAAGAATATTCGGAAGCGGCAAAACAGAAAAAGCTCCGCCAGCTGGAAAACGCATGCAAATTGATCGGGCAGCTTTGGGCGGCGGAACACGAGCGGATGCAGTATCAAAAAAAAATGCGGGAAATGAAGGAAACGGTCCATTTTTTGTCCGATCCCCAAGCGGATGTCGATTCGTTCCTGACCCATGTGCAAAAAAGGACGGATGCGCTCGATTTTATCGGATTCGCCGTGAAATCGGAAGCCAACGTATTTACGGTCAAATATTTTCACAGCGGCACGGACCGGTCGATGATCGGTCAAAAATTCATGCTCGGGGAAGGGTTTCTCGGGCAAGCCATGGCAGCCCAAAAATTTCAAATATGGACGGATATTCAAGAGGATCCGAGAACTCACTTTTTCAAGCGGTTCGGGTTATTGCCCAGCAGCTTATTTTGCGCTCCCGTCCGCCTTCACGGCGAAAACAAGGGGCTTTTATTCGGGGGAAGCTTCCACCGTGCCCATTGGGAAGAATTTTTGGTGGAGGAATTCAAATTCCTGTCTTCCCTGTTTCAATCCATTTACTTGATCAGCAGCCTGAAAAACCAAATTAACAGCCAGCGGATTCAATGGTTTACGATGAACGAAATCCTCCGCCATTTGGCGAACACAACAGACGGGGAGAAATTGCTGTCCATTTTTCTCGATATGAGCATGTATCTCATGGAAAGCCCCGCCGCTTGCGTCGTTTTCAGAAAGAACCGCTTGTCCGAACAAATCTCCTTTCTCTCGCGGGGGATGGATGAAACGCTCCGGTCCGTTTATCAGAAAGATCTGGAAAGCCGTTTTTTCACGAAACCGTTTCATGCGGCGCCGTTCACCAAACCGGAGGTGTACCGTTTCAACGATCAATGGTTTTTGGAATATCCGATCATTTGCCAAGAACATTTCTACGGAATCCTTTCCGTCGCCATCGATCAACCCCATCCTCCCCAAAAAAGCAAAGAATGCCTCATCACTTTGGCCAACGTGTGCGGCATCTCTTTGGCGATGGCCGAAAACGGCAGCGAGATGAACAGGGAACATGAATTCTACCATTTTCTCATCGACTTGGAACAGTACTTTCGTCCGGATATCCTTCATCACAAAAGGAAGGCCAAGGAAATCGCGCGCAAGTTTTGCCGCTCCTTGGATCTCAACGATCTCTTTCAAGACATGATCCAATACGCCATCGATTTAATCAACTTGGATTCTGCAATTATCCAAAAATATTTTCCTAACAAAAAGATTCAGAAGTACATCGAAATGTACCATTATTTGCTGGAAAACCCCCGGGACATGAAGGAAGAAAAAATACCCCTGGAGAGCAAGATCATCTTTCTCGCCTTTCAATACGAAATCGATCCGGAATCGGTGCGGCAGCTGACGGATCAGCTTTCCCAAGCGTTCATTCTGTTTCTCGAAGGCCTGGAGGAAGAAGAAAAGGATGAAATGACGCCCGGGAAGACGGACGAAGGAAAAGGGGAAGATGGAAATGTTCCGCATGGTTTTTTGCAGTCCGTCAATCTTTCCCGGCGGGAATTCGAAGTCCTCGACCTGGTTTTAAAAGGAGCCAGCAATCAGGAAATCGCCGAAAAATTATCCATCAGCTACCATACGGTGAAAAATCATATGACGAACATCCTGCAAAAATTGGGCGTTTCCGACCGGGCCCAGGCGATCGCCAAAATTTATCAGATGGGTTATTTCCCGAAACTGGATTAA
- a CDS encoding PQQ-dependent sugar dehydrogenase translates to MKKFLLFLLFFPLMALNGCAGEKETEPKPSERPPQTEEENDMEVIAKNLRTPWSIEFDGSSFYLSERTGAIVKIAGGKMTRQKLRLEKELSSAAEAGVLGFVLHPEKKDAAFLYYTYEEGTNRYNRVVELRLEKDEWSEEKVLIDRLPSGPVHHGGRMKNGPDKKLYVTAGDAGQPANAQDLDSLGGKILRMNLDGTIPDDNPFPGSYVYSYGHRNPQGLAWDENGQLYSTEHGQSAHDEINEIEPGQNYGWPIIQGDETKEGMLPPLFHTGEDTWAPSGIAYKDGMLYVAQLRGEGVIAFDRTKKTFLKIVSGVGRVRDVYILDNDLYLITNNTDGRGTPAEEDDKMYKIPLPQLR, encoded by the coding sequence ATGAAAAAATTTCTCCTTTTCCTTCTTTTCTTCCCGTTGATGGCCTTGAACGGATGCGCCGGGGAAAAAGAAACGGAGCCGAAACCTTCCGAACGCCCGCCGCAAACGGAAGAGGAAAATGACATGGAAGTGATTGCCAAAAATCTGCGCACGCCTTGGTCCATCGAATTTGACGGATCCTCCTTTTATCTTTCCGAAAGAACCGGAGCCATTGTAAAAATTGCCGGCGGAAAAATGACGCGGCAAAAGCTCCGGCTGGAAAAAGAGCTTTCCTCCGCCGCCGAAGCGGGCGTCCTCGGTTTCGTCCTCCATCCGGAAAAAAAGGACGCCGCCTTCCTTTACTATACATATGAAGAGGGCACAAACCGATACAACCGGGTCGTGGAATTGCGTCTCGAAAAGGATGAATGGTCGGAAGAAAAAGTGCTCATCGACCGGCTGCCAAGCGGTCCCGTCCATCACGGCGGGAGAATGAAGAACGGACCGGACAAGAAATTGTACGTGACCGCCGGAGACGCGGGCCAGCCGGCGAATGCCCAAGATTTGGATTCCCTCGGCGGCAAAATTTTGCGCATGAATTTGGACGGGACCATTCCCGACGACAATCCGTTCCCCGGTTCCTATGTTTACAGCTACGGCCATCGCAATCCGCAAGGCCTCGCTTGGGATGAAAACGGGCAGCTGTACAGTACGGAACACGGCCAGAGCGCCCACGATGAAATCAACGAAATCGAGCCGGGGCAAAACTACGGCTGGCCGATCATCCAGGGAGATGAAACAAAAGAAGGGATGCTCCCTCCCCTGTTCCATACCGGCGAAGATACTTGGGCGCCGTCCGGGATCGCCTACAAGGACGGGATGTTATACGTCGCCCAGCTCCGCGGGGAAGGGGTCATCGCCTTCGACCGGACGAAGAAAACCTTTCTAAAGATTGTGTCCGGCGTCGGCCGCGTCCGTGACGTCTATATTTTGGACAATGATTTATATCTCATCACGAACAACACGGACGGAAGAGGAACGCCCGCCGAAGAGGACGATAAAATGTATAAAATCCCGCTCCCTCAGCTCCGGTGA
- a CDS encoding aspartyl-phosphate phosphatase Spo0E family protein, whose product MKNLDHSQLQKLKNEIQDRKAELIGIGLKYGLSHQETIQFSQRLDDLINVYVRESAHKKRVGPNY is encoded by the coding sequence ATGAAAAATTTGGATCATAGCCAGCTGCAAAAATTAAAAAATGAAATTCAGGATAGGAAGGCGGAATTAATCGGAATCGGTTTAAAGTACGGGCTGTCCCATCAGGAAACGATCCAATTCAGCCAAAGGCTGGATGACTTAATAAATGTCTACGTGAGAGAGAGTGCGCATAAAAAAAGGGTCGGCCCCAATTATTAG
- a CDS encoding superoxide dismutase family protein, with translation MPYYIYSPYPSQRSAGRAAYAVIKGGPLAPNLRGICFFSDLGNGTEIFVEVSGLPPYRPASGGRSPVGPHGFHIHDHGNCAVGDPNDPFQGAGSHWNPDNQPHGNHPGDFPVLFSNHGYARMSFFTDRFRVSDIIGKSVIIHENPDDYRTQPAGNAGKRLACGVIQAVG, from the coding sequence ATTCCTTACTATATTTATTCCCCTTATCCCTCTCAGAGATCCGCCGGCCGGGCGGCCTATGCCGTCATCAAAGGCGGACCGTTGGCGCCGAATCTCCGGGGCATTTGCTTTTTTTCCGATCTCGGCAACGGCACGGAAATCTTTGTGGAAGTTTCCGGGCTTCCCCCCTACCGTCCCGCTTCCGGCGGACGCTCGCCGGTAGGGCCCCACGGATTTCATATCCATGATCATGGAAATTGCGCCGTCGGCGACCCGAACGATCCTTTTCAAGGGGCGGGCAGCCATTGGAACCCGGACAATCAGCCCCATGGCAATCACCCGGGGGATTTTCCCGTCCTTTTTTCCAATCACGGCTATGCCCGCATGAGTTTCTTTACGGACCGGTTCCGGGTCAGCGACATTATCGGCAAATCCGTCATTATCCACGAAAATCCCGACGATTATCGCACCCAGCCGGCCGGCAACGCGGGAAAACGGCTGGCCTGCGGCGTCATCCAGGCAGTGGGCTGA